From Camarhynchus parvulus chromosome 22, STF_HiC, whole genome shotgun sequence, a single genomic window includes:
- the CIAO1 gene encoding probable cytosolic iron-sulfur protein assembly protein CIAO1: MPEALSLLCRVSAHPESRCWALAWSPSGALLASCGGDRAVRVWGREGSGWACRAVLADGHQRTVRRVAWSPCGQFLASASFDGTTCVWRRHEHGFEVVATLEGHENEVKSVAWAPSGSLLATCSRDKSVWVWEVDEEEQEFECVSVLSAHSQDVKHVVWHPSQELLASASYDDTVRLYREDEDDWVCCATLEGHTSTVWAVAWERSGQRLVSCSDDRTLRVWQRSEGHGGGSEHSWQCVCTLSGYHGRSIYDVAWCHLTGAVATACGDDAVRVFEEVSPVSPGSPVTFGLAAHVPRAHAQDANGVAWHPREPGLLASCGDDGDIAFWQYQRPEGL; encoded by the exons aTGCCCGAGGCGCTGTCGCTGCTGTGCCGGGTGTCGGCGCACCCCGAGTCCCGCTGCTGGGCCCTGGCCTGGAGCCCCAGCGGGGCCCTGCTGGCGTCCTGCGGCGGGGACCGGGCCGTGCGCGTGTGGGGCCGGGAGG GCTCGGGCTGGGCGTGCCGCGCGGTGCTGGCGGACGGGCACCAGCGCACGGTGCGCCGCGTGGCGTGGTCGCCGTGCGGGCAGTTCCTGGCCTCGGCCAGCTTCGATGGCACCACGTGCGTCTGGAGGCGCCACGAGCACGGCTTCGAG gtggTGGCCACGCTGGAGGGGCACGAGAACGAGGTGAAGTCAGTGGCCTGGGCACCCTCGGGGTCACTGCTGGCCACCTGCAGCCGTGACAAGAGCGTCTGGGTCTGGGAGG tgGACGAGGAGGAGCAGGAGTTCGAGTGTGTCAGCGTGCTGAGCGCCCACAGCCAGGACGTCAAACACGTGGTGTGGCACCCCAGCCAGGAG ctgctggccagTGCCAGCTACGATGACACGGTGCGGCTGTACCGCGAGGACGAGGACGACTGGGTGTGCTGTGCCACCCTGGAGGGACACACGTCCACCGTGTGGGCAGTGGCCTGGGAGCGCTCGGGCCAGCGCCTGGTGTCCTGCAGCGATGACCGCACCCTGCGCGTGTGGCAGCGCAGCGAGGGACACG gcgGTGGCTCggagcacagctggcagtgcGTCTGCACCCTGTCCGGGTACCACGGGCGCAGCATCTACGACGTGGCCTG gtgtcacctgaCGGGCGCGGTGGCCACGGCGTGCGGCGACGACGCCGTGCGGGTGTTTGAGGaggtgtccccggtgtccccgggcTCGCCGGTGACGTTCGGCCTGGCCGCCCACGTGCCGCGGGCGCACGCCCAGGACGCCAACGGGGTGGCCTGGCACCCGCGCGAGCCGGGGCTGCTGGCGTCCTGCGGGGACGACGGGGACATCGCCTTCTGGCAGTACCAGCGCCCCGAGGGGCTCTGA
- the TMEM127 gene encoding transmembrane protein 127: LGGRGGCSAGAAPQGRCRAAERSLASALRGALAITALCTALAEPAWLRIHGGTCARQELGVADVLGFVQPELLRDFCMNPQTVLLLRVIAAFCFLGILCSLGAFLLDVFGPKHPALKITRRYAFAHILTVLQCATVIGFCYWASELLLAQQQQHKKYHGSQVFVTFAVSFYLVAGAGGASILATAANLLRHYPSEEEEQALELLSEMEEAEPYGPDYEVVNQFQPPPAYTP, encoded by the exons CTCGGCGGGCGCGGCGGGTGCAGTGCCGGCGCGGCGCCGCAGGGGCGCTGCCGAGCAGCGGAGCGCAGCCTGGCCTCGGCGCTGCGGGGCGCGCTGGCGATCACAGCGCTCTGCACCGCGCTGGCCGAGCCCGCCTGGCTGCGCATCCACGGCGGCACCTGCGCCCGCCAGGAGCTGGGCGTGGCCGACGTGCTGGGCTTCGTGCAGCCCGAGCTGCTGCGAG atttcTGCATGAACCCGCAGACGGTGCTGCTGCTCCGGGTCATCGCTGCTTTCTGCTTCCTGGGCATCCTGTGCAGCCTGGGCGCGTTCCTGCTCGACGTCTTCGGGCCCAAACACCCGGCCCTGAAAATCACCCGGCGCTACGCCTTCGCCCACATCCTCACAG tCCTGCAGTGCGCCACGGTGATCGGGTTCTGCTACTGGGCCTCGGAGCTGCTCCTggcgcagcagcagcagcacaagaagTACCACGGCTCCCAGGTGTTCGTCACCTTCGCCGTCAGCTTCTACCTGGTGGCCGGCGCGGGCGGCGCCTCCATCCTGGCCACGGCGGCCAACCTGCTGCGGCACTACCCcagcgaggaggaggagcaggccctggagctgctctccgAGATGGAGGAGGCCGAGCCCTACGGGCCCGACTACGAGGTGGTCAACCAGTTCCAGCCGCCGCCCGCCTACACGCCCTGA